A single genomic interval of Armigeres subalbatus isolate Guangzhou_Male chromosome 1, GZ_Asu_2, whole genome shotgun sequence harbors:
- the LOC134206025 gene encoding putative odorant receptor 71a, whose product MEDAKFYLIYNFIRRALKISGCDIFNENWQPNLWTVFTILLPSLYPCFAIIFLANHHERMSYDQIADSMAILITCIDAVFGIMEIVVNRNGWNRVMREIHNRRFLYRSKTISDLFDRYYDRNYQFCKALYSVYISAAVSRSIAPFVFPDPVQYNLPTACTLPFIDPSEPYFYPVNFTYQVVVIFIAQHGLIAQCMSLVTGIMSACCQLRALKIKLEELNEKVGNKNVESSAIHESLGEIIHLHNHTKEFILLIQRKYGVVYLSMYMVCGGIVCMSLNVIAGNIFTSATLLTLAGVFSVFVHCFFGNLLLIENDTLPDKIYAIDWHNLAIPEQKSLKMLLQNAQPDALLHGILMPLNMSTFIAIMKMAFSYYSILSSEQDLE is encoded by the exons ATGGAGGATGCAAAATTCTATCTGATATACAATTTTATCCGCCGTGCGCTCAAGATTTCGGGTTGTGACATATTCAATGAAAATTGGCAACCAAATTTGTGGACCGTTTTTACCATCTTGTTGCCTAGTTTGTATCCTTGTTTTGCGATAATTTTCCTGGCTAATCATCATGAGCGTATGTCCTATGACCAAATTGCTGACAGCATGGCCATTCTTATCACCTGCATAGACGCTGTTTTCGGAATAATGGAAATCGTTGTCAATCGGAACGGGTGGAACCGTGTGATGAGAGAGATTCATAATCGTCGTTTCCTGTATAGATCGAAAACGATTTCGGACCTGTTTGATCGGTACTACGACAGAAACTACCAGTTCTGTAAGGCCCTGTACTCGGTGTACATATCAGCTGCAGTATCCCGCTCAATTGCGCCGTTTGTGTTTCCTGATCCAGTTCAGTACAACCTTCCGACAGCATGTACCCTACCGTTCATTGATCCTTCGGAGCCGTACTTTTACCCGGTGAACTTTACTTATCAGGTCGTGGTCATCTTCATCGCGCAACACGGTCTGATTGCGCAATGCATGTCACTTGTGACTGGAATCATGTCGGCTTGCTGTCAACTTCGAGCTCTCAAAATCAAACTTGAAGAACTTAATGAAAAAGTCGGTAACAAAAATGTCGAATCAAGTGCAATTCACGAATCACTCGGCGAGATAATACACTTGCACAACCATACTAAGGAGTTCATCCTTCTGATTCAACGCAAGTACGGAGTGGTGTATCTCTCCATGTACATGGTTTGCGGTGGAATTGTTTGCATGAGTTTGAATGTGATCGCCGGAAATATATTCACATCCGCAACCTTACTGACCCTGGCAggggtattttcggtatttgtcCATTGCTTTTTCGGCAATCTCCTGCTGATAGAGAACGACACTCTACCGGACAAGATCTACGCCATCGATTGGCACAATTTGGCCATACCAGAACAAAAGTCCCTGAAAATGTTGCTGCAAAATGCTCAACCGGATGCCTTGTTGCATGGCATTCTGATGCCATTGAATATGAGTACATTTATTGCG ATTatgaaaatggcattttcgtaCTACTCCATACTGAGCAGCGAACAGGATCTTGAGTAA